The following proteins come from a genomic window of Gynuella sunshinyii YC6258:
- a CDS encoding DUF4347 domain-containing protein encodes MKYKNTSRQFHETNLLTRYRIDDRFVRDRTIRRAAIRYLRLLDQDSVSAAQQSKAVRKLKRSYSKYSWFHKVSKTLTFASFLLFMQGQNAYASTQLADVTSQRLEKDLSHYSQAVPVLPAVNLASETLIVADQQSLGYGADLSLGDKKQLLHIVSARPSSSQADDGFFVSDSHVLTVIDTSVPDWEDIYYAVTVGEILVLDNDGKPLEQILGKLQKMPRVELINIISHGRDGEIALANTHVTAESLQQQASLWQAIGAQMDADAQIQVFGCEVAKTQKGKDFIDALADVTQAEVAGSINPTGDAAQQGDWTLEYFADNRTGQQLNTFNSEQILRYSNILVDTTYNFNSFIQCNGSDWSAPYSASCTTPIGDLTARAFGSSLMVGFYNSNLDVVIDDDGSAGTADKIGAIGGGGVGSAGSPRYVEFRKTDNSLYSAKTVDLAIWTYHTNTGQPPYSDTLTITAYDGSNAQVGSITVDPVYRDDYYYLDFSNPTAGYTRNNGFYSSAPTITASGSFNNIAKVRFKINQNTFYIDDLVLSVGASNNAPTNITLGTSSINQSATGAAAVVGSLTTTDLDGSDTHTYSLVTNGSSGYGSCGATGDDNNSSFQISSANLQTASSLSAGSYNVCVQTNDGTDTYQKTFAITVNDDVAPSGHSVSFDDTTINASEVSSQSFTFASAEVGATYSYTISSSGGGTNVTGSGTLSTATDQITGLSLSGLGDGTLTLSVVVTDSSANAATAVTDTATLDSVAPSGHSVSLDSSTYNATSATSASFTFADGEIGAAYSYTISSSGGGVNVTGSGILSTATDQITGIDLSSLGDGTLTISVVVTDVAGNAATTVTDTATMDTTAPSGHSVSFDDSAINTSEASSQSFTFASGEVGASYSYSISSSGGGTPVTGSGTLSTATDQITGLDLSGLSDGTLTLSVVLTDTAGNAATAVTDTAALDGTAPSGHSVSLDSSTYNSTSATSASFTFASGEVGASYSYSISSSGGGTNVTGSGTLSTATDQITGIDLSGLSDGTLTISVVLTDPAGNAATAVTDTATLDATVPSGHSVSLDSSTYNATSATSASFTFAGGEVGAGYSYSISSSGGGTNVTGSGTLSTATDQITGVDLSGLGDGTLTISVVVTDVAGNAATAVTDTATLDTTAPSGHSISFDDSAYSATEAGSASFTFASGEVGASYSYSISSSGGGTNVTGSGTLSSATDQISGLDLSGLGDGTLTVSVVLTDTAGNAATAVTDTATLDSTVPSGHSVSLDSSTYNSTSASSASFTFASGEIGAAYSYTISSSGGGTNVTGSGTLSTATDQITGIDLSGLGDGTLTISVVVTDTAGNAATAVTDTATMDATAPSGHSVSFDDSAINTSEASSQSFTFASGEVGASYSYSISSSGGGTPVTGSGTLSTATDQITGLDLSGLSDGTLTLSVVLTDTAGNAATAVTDTAALDGTAPSGHSVSLDSSTYNSTSATSASFTFASGEVGASYSYTISSSGGGTNVTGSGILSTATDQITGIDISGLGDGTLTISVIVTDPAGNAATAVTDTATLDATAPSGQSVSLDSSTYNATSATSASFTFAGGEVGAGYSYTISSSGGGTNVTGSGTLSTATDQITGVDLSGLGDGTLTISVVVTDVAGNAATAVTDTATLDTTAPSGHSVSFDDSAINTSEASSQSFTFASGEVGASYSYSISSSGGGTPVTGSGTLATATDQITGLDLSGLSNGTLTLSVVLTDTAGNAATAVTDTAALDGTAPSGHSVSLDNSSYNATTATSASFTFASGEVGASYSYSISSSGGGTPVTGSGTLATATDQITGIDLSGLSDGTLTISVIVTDPAGNAATAVTDTATLDATAPSGQSVTLDSSTYNATSASSASFTFAGGEVGAGYSYTISSSGGGTNVTGSGTLSSAIDQINSIDLSGLNDGTLTISVIVTDVAGNAATAVTDTATLDTTAPSGHSVSFDDSTIGSADASSQSFTFAGGEVGASYSYSISSSGGGTPVTGSGTLTTATDQITGIDLSGLSDGTVTLSVIVTDTAGNAATAVTNTATLDTAAPSGHSVSLDNSTYNTTDAASASFTFAGGEVGASYSYSISSSGGGTAVTGSGTLSTATDQITGIDLTGLSDGTLTLSVVVTDPAGNAATAVTDTAILDAATPSGYSISVGDTVLNASEATDLSFTFAGAEVGATYNYSISSSGGGTLVTGSGTLSSATQLIDSIDVSGLSDGTLTISVTLTDTSGNTGAAVTATAELDRTAPTVATNSGLTLKTGYTKTISASLLSATDAVSSSLTFTVTSVPTNGSLKRSGNVLANSDTFTQADLDAGLISYTHDGGSSTSDSFGFSVMDAAGNSLTGQSFSLTVSNTNAAPTITGSPETSVAEDSAYSFIPTTSDSDGDTLTFSISNQPLWTDFDSATGALTGTPVNGDVGSYSNIVISVSDGTASVSLAAFSITVSNVNDAPVITGTPGTTAEIGVTYSFTPTASDVDIGDTLTFSISNQPSWASFDTSTGALTGTPASGDEGDYAGIVISVSDGTASTSLPPFDITVVVATDTDGDNVPDYQEVIDGTDPNDPEDYLDTTDPVISAPDDVVFDSTGLYTVISLTQLLGLDSDADTSTIDAALAALVSDNIDGDGCCEPNVVGMVNNAVLLPPGLNYVTWQATDHKGNTGSVDQIVRIRPLVSFAKDKTVVEGAPTRFKVLLNGAAPDYPFSVPVIIDTANSTADSSDHDLSDNLVIFTSDEISKVIAFNINTDSTFEGTEILTLKLDDQTSDSDDLSGGYDPDNIDIYDINSGVKNTMTFFLVEGNIAPEVTLNLQQNGSSTILVTPDGGNATMTATVVDPNTGDTFTYSWSASASSLVDIEDDINEATFEFDPSVLKAGRYRLQLTVTDSEGASDTARLYFQVVAALPTLIGSTDSDGDGTDDATEGTGDSDDDGIPDYLDNIVATNVLPEQARVTDSFLLECDPGVLCRLGQFAMMSEGGGARLSEDDLSNQSDLKVDKDYDFKGGIFDFEIQDLPTLGQTVRIVLPLTEAIPENAVYRKYQNGEWSNFVEDANNEIHSAPGRLGYCPPPGDDSWVSGMQVGYYCVQLTIEDGGANDADGLVNAVVEDPGAIGVRASSAIQGNGWSGTAGVGLLALLGALLMGVRRNPKTPADKQ; translated from the coding sequence ATGAAATACAAGAATACTTCCAGGCAATTTCATGAAACGAATTTATTAACCCGCTATCGAATTGATGATCGTTTTGTTCGCGACAGAACCATTCGACGGGCGGCCATTCGGTATTTGCGGTTGTTGGACCAGGATAGCGTCTCTGCTGCGCAGCAGAGTAAAGCGGTTCGCAAACTCAAGCGTTCCTATTCGAAGTATTCGTGGTTCCATAAGGTTTCCAAGACCCTGACCTTTGCCTCGTTTCTGTTGTTCATGCAGGGGCAGAATGCATATGCCTCCACGCAACTGGCTGATGTGACCTCGCAACGGCTGGAAAAAGACCTCAGTCATTATTCTCAGGCGGTACCAGTGCTGCCGGCTGTCAACTTGGCATCAGAAACACTGATCGTCGCCGATCAACAATCATTGGGCTATGGCGCTGATTTGTCCCTTGGCGACAAAAAGCAATTGCTGCACATTGTATCTGCCCGCCCATCCAGTTCGCAGGCTGATGATGGTTTCTTTGTGTCTGACTCCCATGTACTGACCGTCATCGATACCTCTGTGCCTGATTGGGAGGACATCTACTATGCCGTGACTGTTGGTGAAATACTGGTTCTCGATAATGACGGCAAACCACTGGAGCAGATACTTGGCAAACTTCAGAAAATGCCCAGGGTCGAATTGATCAATATTATTTCCCACGGCCGGGACGGTGAGATTGCACTGGCCAACACCCATGTCACGGCTGAGTCTCTGCAACAGCAGGCGTCATTGTGGCAGGCCATTGGTGCGCAGATGGATGCCGATGCGCAGATTCAGGTGTTTGGGTGTGAAGTGGCCAAAACCCAGAAAGGTAAGGATTTTATCGATGCCCTGGCCGATGTGACCCAGGCTGAGGTGGCTGGTTCCATCAATCCTACCGGTGACGCCGCGCAACAGGGTGACTGGACCCTGGAATACTTTGCCGACAATCGGACCGGTCAGCAGTTGAATACTTTCAACAGTGAACAGATTCTGCGTTACAGCAATATTCTGGTAGATACCACTTATAACTTTAACAGCTTCATCCAATGTAACGGCTCCGACTGGAGTGCGCCGTATTCCGCAAGCTGTACCACGCCTATTGGGGATCTGACTGCCAGAGCTTTCGGCTCATCCCTGATGGTCGGTTTTTATAACTCCAACCTCGATGTAGTGATTGATGACGATGGTTCCGCTGGTACGGCCGATAAAATCGGTGCCATAGGTGGAGGCGGTGTGGGCAGTGCAGGCAGCCCGCGTTATGTGGAGTTTCGCAAGACCGACAACAGCCTCTATTCCGCAAAAACGGTGGATCTGGCCATCTGGACCTATCACACCAATACCGGGCAGCCACCGTACTCCGATACATTGACCATTACCGCGTATGACGGATCCAATGCCCAGGTCGGTTCCATTACTGTCGATCCGGTATATCGCGACGACTACTATTATCTGGACTTTTCCAACCCGACAGCAGGCTATACCCGTAATAATGGTTTCTATTCCAGCGCACCAACGATCACGGCATCCGGTAGCTTCAATAACATTGCCAAAGTCCGGTTCAAGATTAATCAGAATACCTTTTATATTGATGACCTGGTGTTGTCGGTGGGGGCATCCAACAATGCGCCGACCAATATTACCCTCGGAACATCGAGTATCAACCAAAGTGCTACCGGCGCAGCGGCTGTCGTTGGTAGCCTGACGACCACCGATCTGGATGGATCGGACACCCATACCTATTCTTTGGTCACCAATGGCAGCTCTGGTTATGGCAGTTGTGGTGCTACCGGTGATGACAATAACAGCAGCTTCCAGATTTCCAGTGCCAACCTGCAAACGGCCAGCAGTTTGTCAGCGGGTAGCTACAATGTTTGCGTGCAAACCAATGATGGTACCGACACGTATCAAAAAACCTTTGCGATAACTGTCAATGACGATGTGGCTCCGAGCGGCCACAGTGTCAGTTTTGACGACACCACCATTAACGCCTCAGAAGTATCGAGCCAGAGTTTCACCTTTGCCTCAGCGGAAGTCGGTGCCACTTACAGTTACACCATTTCCAGTTCCGGTGGCGGCACTAACGTCACTGGTTCCGGTACCCTGAGTACAGCGACCGATCAGATCACTGGTCTGAGTTTATCTGGCCTCGGTGATGGCACATTAACTTTGTCGGTAGTGGTGACTGATTCTTCTGCCAATGCCGCCACAGCCGTTACCGATACCGCTACACTGGATTCTGTTGCGCCAAGTGGCCACAGCGTCAGCCTGGATAGCAGCACTTACAACGCGACTTCTGCTACCAGTGCCAGCTTTACCTTTGCAGACGGTGAAATCGGTGCCGCGTACAGTTACACCATCAGCAGTTCCGGCGGCGGTGTCAACGTCACTGGTTCCGGTATTCTCAGCACCGCCACCGATCAAATCACTGGCATCGATCTCTCGAGCCTGGGTGATGGCACCCTGACGATCTCGGTAGTCGTGACTGATGTTGCGGGCAATGCTGCAACCACGGTGACCGATACCGCAACGATGGATACCACCGCACCGAGCGGCCACAGCGTCAGTTTTGACGACAGTGCGATTAATACCTCCGAGGCTTCCAGCCAGAGTTTCACTTTTGCCAGTGGCGAAGTGGGTGCGAGCTACAGTTACAGCATCTCAAGCTCCGGTGGTGGCACGCCAGTGACCGGTTCCGGTACCCTCAGTACCGCGACTGATCAGATTACCGGTCTGGATCTCTCCGGCCTGAGTGATGGCACCTTAACCTTATCGGTGGTGCTCACCGATACCGCTGGTAATGCGGCGACCGCCGTGACCGACACCGCCGCACTCGATGGCACCGCGCCAAGCGGCCACAGCGTCAGTCTGGATAGCAGCACTTACAACTCTACTTCTGCCACCAGTGCCAGCTTTACCTTTGCCAGTGGTGAAGTCGGCGCGAGCTACAGTTACAGCATCAGCAGTTCCGGTGGCGGCACCAACGTCACCGGTTCCGGTACCTTGAGCACCGCGACTGATCAGATTACCGGCATCGATCTGTCCGGCCTGAGCGACGGCACCCTGACCATCTCCGTAGTTCTGACTGACCCGGCCGGCAATGCCGCAACCGCCGTGACCGATACGGCTACGTTGGATGCCACCGTACCCAGCGGCCATAGCGTCAGTCTGGATAGCAGTACTTACAACGCTACTTCTGCTACCAGTGCCAGCTTTACCTTTGCGGGTGGCGAAGTCGGAGCGGGTTACAGTTATAGCATCTCAAGTTCCGGCGGCGGCACCAACGTCACGGGTTCCGGTACCCTCAGCACTGCGACTGATCAGATCACCGGCGTGGATTTGTCGGGCCTGGGTGACGGTACTCTGACCATCTCGGTAGTGGTGACCGATGTTGCTGGCAATGCCGCAACCGCGGTGACCGATACCGCAACCCTGGATACCACCGCACCAAGCGGCCACAGCATCAGTTTTGACGACAGTGCTTACAGTGCCACCGAAGCCGGCAGCGCCAGCTTTACTTTTGCCAGTGGTGAGGTGGGTGCGAGTTACAGCTACAGCATCAGTAGTTCCGGTGGCGGCACCAACGTCACCGGCTCCGGTACCCTGAGCAGTGCCACCGATCAGATTAGTGGTCTGGATCTTTCCGGCCTTGGTGATGGTACGCTGACCGTGTCGGTGGTGCTCACCGATACCGCCGGTAATGCCGCAACTGCGGTGACCGATACTGCGACTCTGGACAGCACCGTGCCGAGCGGTCACAGCGTCAGTCTGGATAGCAGCACTTACAACTCTACTTCTGCCAGTAGTGCCAGCTTCACCTTTGCCAGTGGTGAAATCGGTGCCGCGTACAGTTACACCATTAGCAGTTCCGGCGGCGGCACCAACGTCACTGGTTCCGGTACCCTCAGCACCGCCACCGATCAAATCACCGGCATCGATCTCTCGGGTCTTGGTGATGGCACCCTGACCATCTCAGTAGTCGTGACTGACACGGCCGGTAATGCTGCAACCGCGGTGACCGATACCGCAACGATGGATGCCACCGCGCCGAGTGGCCACAGCGTCAGCTTTGACGACAGCGCAATTAATACCTCCGAAGCTTCCAGTCAGAGTTTCACTTTTGCCAGTGGCGAAGTGGGTGCGAGCTATAGCTACAGCATCTCAAGCTCCGGCGGTGGCACGCCAGTGACCGGTTCCGGTACCCTCAGTACCGCCACCGATCAGATCACCGGTCTGGATCTCTCCGGCCTGAGTGATGGCACCTTAACCTTATCAGTGGTGCTCACCGATACCGCCGGCAATGCGGCGACCGCCGTGACCGACACCGCCGCGCTTGATGGCACCGCACCAAGCGGCCACAGCGTCAGTCTGGATAGCAGCACTTACAACTCTACTTCTGCTACCAGTGCCAGCTTTACCTTTGCCAGTGGTGAAGTCGGCGCGAGCTACAGTTACACCATCAGCAGTTCCGGCGGCGGCACCAATGTCACCGGTTCCGGTATTTTGAGCACCGCGACCGATCAGATTACCGGCATCGATATATCCGGCCTGGGTGACGGCACCCTGACCATCTCCGTGATCGTGACGGATCCGGCCGGCAATGCCGCAACCGCTGTGACCGATACCGCAACCCTGGATGCCACGGCACCGAGCGGCCAGAGTGTCAGTCTGGACAGCAGTACTTACAACGCTACTTCTGCCACCAGTGCCAGCTTTACATTTGCGGGTGGCGAAGTCGGCGCGGGTTACAGTTACACCATCTCAAGTTCCGGCGGCGGCACCAACGTCACGGGTTCGGGTACCCTCAGCACTGCGACTGATCAGATCACCGGCGTGGATTTGTCAGGCCTGGGTGACGGTACTCTGACCATCTCGGTAGTGGTGACCGATGTTGCCGGCAATGCCGCGACCGCGGTGACCGATACCGCAACCCTGGATACCACCGCACCAAGCGGCCACAGCGTCAGTTTTGACGACAGCGCAATTAATACCTCCGAGGCTTCCAGCCAGAGTTTCACTTTTGCCAGTGGCGAAGTGGGAGCGAGTTACAGTTACAGCATCTCAAGCTCCGGTGGCGGTACGCCGGTGACCGGTTCTGGAACGTTGGCTACAGCGACCGATCAGATTACCGGTTTGGATTTATCGGGCCTGAGTAATGGCACCTTAACCTTATCGGTGGTGCTCACCGATACCGCCGGTAATGCCGCGACCGCAGTCACTGACACCGCCGCACTCGATGGCACCGCGCCAAGCGGCCATAGCGTCAGCCTCGATAACAGCTCTTACAACGCCACCACCGCCACCAGTGCCAGCTTTACCTTTGCCAGTGGTGAGGTTGGTGCGAGCTACAGTTACAGCATCAGCAGTTCTGGTGGAGGCACCCCAGTGACCGGCTCTGGAACGTTGGCGACGGCGACCGATCAGATCACCGGCATCGATCTATCCGGCCTGAGTGATGGCACGTTGACCATCTCCGTGATCGTGACGGATCCGGCCGGCAATGCTGCAACCGCCGTGACCGATACTGCAACCCTGGATGCCACGGCACCGAGCGGCCAGAGTGTCACCTTGGATAGCAGTACTTACAATGCGACTTCTGCCAGTAGTGCCAGCTTCACCTTTGCGGGTGGCGAGGTCGGAGCGGGTTACAGTTACACCATCTCAAGCTCCGGTGGCGGCACCAACGTCACGGGTTCCGGTACCCTCAGCTCTGCGATTGATCAGATCAACAGTATCGATCTTTCCGGCCTGAATGATGGCACTCTGACCATCTCGGTCATCGTGACCGATGTTGCCGGCAATGCCGCAACCGCGGTGACCGATACCGCAACCCTGGATACCACTGCGCCGAGCGGTCACAGCGTCAGCTTTGACGACAGTACCATTGGTAGCGCTGACGCATCGAGTCAGAGTTTCACCTTTGCCGGCGGTGAAGTGGGAGCGAGCTACAGTTACAGCATCTCAAGCTCCGGTGGCGGAACACCGGTGACCGGTTCTGGTACGTTGACCACAGCGACCGATCAGATCACTGGTATCGATCTCTCCGGTCTCAGTGACGGCACCGTGACCTTGTCGGTGATAGTGACTGACACAGCAGGTAATGCGGCGACTGCGGTGACCAACACCGCTACGCTGGATACTGCAGCGCCCAGTGGCCACAGCGTCAGCCTGGATAACAGTACCTACAACACCACTGATGCCGCCAGTGCCAGCTTTACTTTTGCCGGTGGCGAGGTTGGCGCGAGCTACAGCTACAGCATCAGCAGTTCTGGTGGTGGCACTGCAGTGACTGGCTCCGGCACCCTCAGCACCGCGACCGATCAGATCACCGGCATCGATCTCACCGGTCTCAGTGACGGCACCCTGACCCTCTCGGTGGTCGTGACTGACCCGGCCGGTAATGCTGCGACGGCGGTGACTGATACGGCCATTCTGGATGCCGCGACCCCAAGTGGTTACAGCATCAGTGTAGGGGACACAGTGCTCAATGCCTCCGAGGCAACCGATCTGAGTTTCACTTTTGCCGGCGCTGAAGTCGGGGCAACCTATAACTACAGCATCAGCAGTTCCGGCGGCGGAACGCTGGTGACCGGCTCCGGTACATTGAGCAGTGCAACTCAGCTGATCGATAGTATCGATGTTTCTGGCCTCAGTGACGGCACTCTGACCATCTCCGTAACTCTGACCGACACCAGTGGCAACACCGGAGCAGCGGTAACGGCCACTGCAGAGTTGGATCGCACCGCGCCAACCGTGGCAACCAACAGCGGTCTGACATTGAAGACCGGCTACACCAAAACCATCAGCGCCAGTCTGTTGAGTGCAACGGATGCGGTGAGTAGCAGTTTGACATTCACGGTGACCAGTGTGCCGACCAATGGCAGCCTGAAACGCAGTGGTAATGTGCTGGCCAATTCCGATACCTTTACTCAGGCGGATCTTGATGCCGGCCTGATCAGCTATACCCATGATGGCGGCAGCAGTACCAGCGACAGCTTCGGCTTCAGTGTCATGGATGCGGCTGGCAATAGTCTGACCGGTCAAAGTTTCAGTCTGACCGTCAGCAACACCAACGCTGCACCGACCATTACCGGTAGCCCGGAGACCAGTGTTGCCGAAGACAGTGCCTATAGTTTCATTCCAACCACCAGTGACAGCGATGGCGATACCCTGACTTTCAGTATCAGTAATCAACCGTTGTGGACGGATTTTGATAGCGCGACCGGTGCCTTGACCGGAACTCCGGTGAATGGCGACGTGGGCAGTTACAGCAATATCGTGATCAGCGTCAGCGACGGTACCGCCAGTGTCAGCCTTGCCGCGTTCAGTATTACCGTGAGCAACGTCAATGATGCGCCAGTGATAACTGGCACACCCGGAACCACCGCGGAAATCGGTGTGACTTACAGCTTTACCCCAACTGCCAGTGATGTGGACATTGGTGATACTCTGACGTTCAGCATCAGCAATCAACCGTCCTGGGCCAGCTTTGATACCAGCACCGGTGCATTGACGGGTACTCCTGCCAGTGGTGATGAGGGCGATTATGCAGGTATTGTGATCAGCGTCAGCGATGGTACTGCCAGTACCAGCTTGCCGCCTTTCGATATCACTGTGGTGGTGGCCACCGATACCGATGGTGATAACGTTCCGGACTATCAGGAAGTCATTGACGGTACTGATCCAAATGATCCGGAAGATTATCTCGATACCACCGATCCGGTGATTAGTGCGCCTGATGACGTGGTATTTGATTCTACCGGTCTTTATACCGTGATCTCGCTGACACAGCTGCTCGGGCTCGACAGCGATGCCGATACCAGCACTATCGATGCAGCGTTGGCGGCACTGGTAAGCGATAACATTGATGGCGATGGCTGCTGTGAGCCGAATGTCGTTGGCATGGTTAATAATGCGGTGCTGCTGCCACCCGGACTCAATTACGTGACCTGGCAGGCCACCGACCACAAAGGCAATACCGGCAGTGTGGATCAGATCGTTCGCATCCGGCCGCTGGTGTCCTTCGCTAAAGACAAAACCGTCGTGGAAGGCGCGCCTACCCGCTTTAAAGTACTACTCAATGGCGCTGCACCGGATTATCCATTCTCTGTGCCGGTCATTATTGATACCGCCAACAGCACCGCTGACAGCAGTGATCACGATCTCAGCGATAACCTGGTGATCTTTACCAGTGATGAAATATCGAAAGTTATTGCCTTCAATATCAATACCGACAGCACTTTCGAAGGGACTGAAATTCTGACCCTCAAACTGGATGATCAGACCAGTGACAGTGATGATCTCAGTGGCGGATATGATCCGGACAATATCGATATCTACGACATCAACTCGGGCGTGAAAAACACCATGACCTTCTTCCTGGTGGAAGGCAACATCGCACCGGAAGTCACCCTGAATCTGCAACAGAACGGCAGCAGTACCATACTGGTGACACCGGATGGTGGTAATGCCACTATGACGGCTACGGTGGTCGATCCGAACACCGGTGATACCTTTACCTACAGCTGGAGTGCCAGTGCCAGCAGTCTGGTGGATATTGAGGACGACATTAACGAAGCAACCTTCGAGTTTGATCCCAGTGTGCTCAAAGCTGGCCGCTATCGCCTGCAACTGACCGTAACCGATTCAGAGGGTGCCAGCGACACGGCCCGGTTGTACTTCCAGGTTGTGGCGGCATTACCGACACTCATTGGCAGCACTGATAGTGATGGTGATGGCACTGATGACGCAACCGAAGGTACTGGTGACAGTGACGACGACGGCATTCCTGATTATCTTGATAACATCGTTGCCACCAACGTACTGCCGGAACAGGCCAGGGTGACCGACTCCTTCCTGCTCGAATGTGATCCGGGAGTGCTGTGTCGGCTGGGTCAGTTTGCCATGATGAGCGAAGGCGGTGGTGCACGACTCAGTGAAGACGATCTGAGTAATCAAAGTGATCTTAAAGTCGATAAAGACTACGACTTTAAAGGTGGCATATTCGACTTTGAGATTCAGGATCTGCCAACTCTTGGACAAACCGTGCGCATTGTATTGCCACTGACAGAAGCCATTCCTGAAAATGCCGTTTACCGGAAATATCAGAATGGCGAGTGGAGTAACTTTGTGGAAGACGCCAACAACGAAATCCACTCCGCACCGGGTCGTCTGGGTTACTGCCCACCTCCGGGAGATGACAGTTGGGTCAGCGGCATGCAGGTTGGTTACTACTGTGTGCAATTGACCATTGAAGACGGGGGTGCCAATGATGCCGATGGACTGGTGAATGCCGTCGTCGAAGATCCCGGTGCCATCGGGGTTAGAGCGTCCTCCGCCATACAGGGCAACGGTTGGTCCGGTACTGCAGGTGTGGGACTGCTCGCACTACTGGGCGCGTTGCTGATGGGTGTACGGAGAAACCCAAAAACCCCGGCGGACAAACAATAG
- a CDS encoding RHS repeat-associated core domain-containing protein, producing the protein MTSEFDQNGKQIREYIYLNNMPVAMVAGIGSYQNAQSYVNAVTGSDEIKLHSPKANSFQYLLMNGDGEISAKLQSCSDFIGTERIGLSAAESENEGSPYISVFLERKNSLLMRTNIIKTEDQKNVPIMSFNRKKGDPKTIVEIRNHNGDVEYYEFEDTGPYFKLARSGDDISIFASSNNSSWVKLGEYYLPMDNTILAGIEGTNVDSNSTLNYTIKADDLFYIIPDHLGAPYKLINNQSATVGWEKRNFEIGASPYGDNRLFDGTSLYVGYVQQPLRFPGQYADKETGLYYNWHRYYDPRTGRYVQSDPIGLNGGLNTYAYVGGNPLSYVDPLGLYTEIIIWQPVGKGGSSFGHVSSNVNSTNYSWGHGGWDTLFPKASDYISRQKEFRSGTGVVLNLTPEQENRLVACYARPRDEYSAMNNNCADPHQECLSEVLGYTFLDALFPVDFGERLMDSPYYMGSQFYEGPKRNPWPWPIGDDALWTRPWDN; encoded by the coding sequence TTGACAAGTGAATTTGATCAGAACGGTAAACAGATCCGGGAATACATTTATCTGAACAATATGCCTGTAGCCATGGTTGCTGGAATCGGTTCGTACCAGAATGCACAGAGTTATGTGAATGCTGTAACTGGCAGTGATGAAATTAAACTGCATTCTCCCAAAGCCAATTCATTTCAGTATTTGCTCATGAATGGTGATGGTGAAATCAGTGCAAAACTACAAAGCTGTTCCGATTTTATTGGTACAGAACGCATTGGTCTTAGCGCAGCTGAAAGCGAGAACGAAGGAAGTCCTTATATCAGTGTGTTTCTTGAGCGTAAAAATTCACTGCTTATGCGCACAAATATCATTAAAACTGAAGATCAAAAGAACGTTCCCATTATGAGCTTCAACAGAAAGAAAGGTGATCCCAAAACCATTGTTGAAATCCGTAACCATAATGGGGATGTAGAATACTATGAATTCGAAGATACAGGGCCGTACTTTAAATTGGCCAGATCAGGCGATGACATTAGTATTTTTGCTTCCAGTAATAACAGTAGTTGGGTCAAGTTAGGCGAATATTATCTGCCTATGGATAATACTATTCTTGCGGGTATCGAAGGTACCAACGTTGATAGCAACTCTACTCTAAATTATACAATCAAAGCCGATGACCTTTTTTATATTATTCCGGATCATTTAGGTGCACCTTATAAGCTTATCAATAACCAGTCTGCAACGGTAGGTTGGGAAAAGCGCAATTTTGAAATAGGCGCTTCTCCTTATGGGGATAACAGATTGTTTGACGGTACGTCTTTATATGTTGGATATGTGCAGCAGCCACTGAGATTTCCCGGCCAATATGCAGATAAGGAAACGGGTCTTTATTACAACTGGCATCGGTATTATGATCCAAGGACCGGGCGGTATGTTCAGAGTGATCCGATTGGGTTGAATGGTGGGCTGAATACCTATGCTTATGTCGGTGGGAATCCGCTGAGTTATGTGGATCCACTTGGTTTGTATACAGAAATTATTATTTGGCAGCCAGTTGGGAAAGGAGGATCATCTTTTGGTCATGTTTCATCGAATGTTAATAGTACAAATTATTCATGGGGTCACGGTGGTTGGGACACGCTTTTTCCCAAGGCATCTGATTATATAAGCCGGCAAAAAGAATTTAGATCTGGCACAGGAGTAGTTCTTAATTTAACGCCGGAACAAGAAAATCGTCTGGTGGCGTGTTATGCAAGGCCTAGAGATGAATACAGCGCCATGAATAATAATTGTGCAGACCCTCACCAGGAATGTTTATCTGAAGTGCTTGGATATACATTCCTAGATGCACTTTTTCCAGTTGATTTTGGTGAGCGATTAATGGATTCTCCGTATTATATGGGGTCGCAATTTTATGAGGGGCCAAAACGTAACCCTTGGCCATGGCCAATTGGTGATGATGCACTTTGGACAAGGCCGTGGGACAATTGA
- a CDS encoding SymE family type I addiction module toxin gives MPWLQLKGHWLPQAGFTVDTPVTVMDGELVIRVVPEG, from the coding sequence GTGCCGTGGCTGCAACTGAAGGGCCACTGGCTGCCGCAGGCGGGGTTTACGGTGGATACGCCGGTGACGGTCATGGATGGGGAGCTGGTGATCAGGGTGGTGCCAGAGGGATGA